One Conger conger chromosome 18, fConCon1.1, whole genome shotgun sequence DNA window includes the following coding sequences:
- the wbp1la gene encoding WW domain binding protein 1-like a isoform X1: MKDVSYQALKMGLILLKIVGPVSCTTETITSENKLVCHGVNNQTYTCESGHCCGESQCCSYYYELWWFWLVWTIIIILSCCCICHHRRTKHRLQQQQRQHEINLIAYREAHNYSSLPFYLRFLPNYLLPAYEEVVNRPPTPPPPYSALQTGPTGGASPAPTEPEDGLCPPQPPTPTPPASDSHPPRPSMEELAPLGEGKALQDQSHVASALELGECKEPLRDFGPEDKEHTPGRHRRFTGDSGIEVCVCGRGPDGKELEGLLGPADYCDGCTACPSSAVVGGDEERGPPPSTPERAALEPLPRHPVCLLLHTINEQEGPHVAPGPGPQS, encoded by the exons ATGAAGGACGTTTCGTATCAAGCTCTGAAAATGGGCTTGATTCTGTTAAAGATTGTTGGCCCCGTCAGCTGTACAACAGAAACGATAACCTCAGAG AACAAACTGGTCTGCCATGGAGTGAACAACCAGACGTATACCTGTGAATCAGGACACTGCTGTGGAGAGTCCCAGTGCTGCAGTTATTACTATGAGCTCTGGT GGTTCTGGCTGGTGTggaccatcatcatcatcctcagctGCTGCTGCATCTGCCACCACCGCCGCACCAAGCAccggctgcagcagcagcagcggcagCACGAGATCAACCTCATCGCCTACCGCGAAGCGCACAACTACTCCTCCCTGCCTTTTTACCTCA GGTTTTTGCCTAATTACCTCCTGCCTGCCTATGAAGAGGTGGTGAACCgcccgcccaccccccctcctccgtaCAGTGCCTTACAGACGGGGCCGACGGGCGGGGCCAGCCCGGCACCCACCGAGCCAGAGGACGGACTGTGCCCCCCCCAGccgcccacccccaccccgcctgCATCCgactcccacccccccaggcCCAGCATGGAGGAGCTGGCCCCCCTGGGGGAGGGGAAGGCCCTGCAGGACCAATCGCACGTGGCCTCAGCCCTGGAGCTCGGGGAGTGCAAGGAGCCCCTGAGGGACTTTGGCCCCGAGGACAAAGAGCACACCCCCGGGAGGCACCGCCGCTTCACCGGGGACTCGGGCATcgaggtgtgcgtgtgcggcCGGGGCCCCGACGGCAAGGAGCTGGAGGGGCTCCTGGGGCCCGCGGACTACTGCGACGGCTGCACCGCCTGTCCGTCATCCGCCGTCGTCGGGGGCGACGAGGAGCGGGGCCCGCCCCCCTCCACGCCCGAGAGAGCGGCGCTGGAGCCCCTCCCCCGGCACCCCGTCTGCCTGCTCCTCCACACCATCAACGAGCAGGAGGGGCCCCACGtggcccccggccccggcccccagAGCTGA
- the wbp1la gene encoding WW domain binding protein 1-like a isoform X3: MSFQLGVRQNKLVCHGVNNQTYTCESGHCCGESQCCSYYYELWWFWLVWTIIIILSCCCICHHRRTKHRLQQQQRQHEINLIAYREAHNYSSLPFYLRFLPNYLLPAYEEVVNRPPTPPPPYSALQTGPTGGASPAPTEPEDGLCPPQPPTPTPPASDSHPPRPSMEELAPLGEGKALQDQSHVASALELGECKEPLRDFGPEDKEHTPGRHRRFTGDSGIEVCVCGRGPDGKELEGLLGPADYCDGCTACPSSAVVGGDEERGPPPSTPERAALEPLPRHPVCLLLHTINEQEGPHVAPGPGPQS, from the exons ATGTCTTTCCAGCTCGGAGTCAGACAG AACAAACTGGTCTGCCATGGAGTGAACAACCAGACGTATACCTGTGAATCAGGACACTGCTGTGGAGAGTCCCAGTGCTGCAGTTATTACTATGAGCTCTGGT GGTTCTGGCTGGTGTggaccatcatcatcatcctcagctGCTGCTGCATCTGCCACCACCGCCGCACCAAGCAccggctgcagcagcagcagcggcagCACGAGATCAACCTCATCGCCTACCGCGAAGCGCACAACTACTCCTCCCTGCCTTTTTACCTCA GGTTTTTGCCTAATTACCTCCTGCCTGCCTATGAAGAGGTGGTGAACCgcccgcccaccccccctcctccgtaCAGTGCCTTACAGACGGGGCCGACGGGCGGGGCCAGCCCGGCACCCACCGAGCCAGAGGACGGACTGTGCCCCCCCCAGccgcccacccccaccccgcctgCATCCgactcccacccccccaggcCCAGCATGGAGGAGCTGGCCCCCCTGGGGGAGGGGAAGGCCCTGCAGGACCAATCGCACGTGGCCTCAGCCCTGGAGCTCGGGGAGTGCAAGGAGCCCCTGAGGGACTTTGGCCCCGAGGACAAAGAGCACACCCCCGGGAGGCACCGCCGCTTCACCGGGGACTCGGGCATcgaggtgtgcgtgtgcggcCGGGGCCCCGACGGCAAGGAGCTGGAGGGGCTCCTGGGGCCCGCGGACTACTGCGACGGCTGCACCGCCTGTCCGTCATCCGCCGTCGTCGGGGGCGACGAGGAGCGGGGCCCGCCCCCCTCCACGCCCGAGAGAGCGGCGCTGGAGCCCCTCCCCCGGCACCCCGTCTGCCTGCTCCTCCACACCATCAACGAGCAGGAGGGGCCCCACGtggcccccggccccggcccccagAGCTGA
- the wbp1la gene encoding WW domain binding protein 1-like a isoform X2 — protein sequence MGSGIDASEQKGNGNKLVCHGVNNQTYTCESGHCCGESQCCSYYYELWWFWLVWTIIIILSCCCICHHRRTKHRLQQQQRQHEINLIAYREAHNYSSLPFYLRFLPNYLLPAYEEVVNRPPTPPPPYSALQTGPTGGASPAPTEPEDGLCPPQPPTPTPPASDSHPPRPSMEELAPLGEGKALQDQSHVASALELGECKEPLRDFGPEDKEHTPGRHRRFTGDSGIEVCVCGRGPDGKELEGLLGPADYCDGCTACPSSAVVGGDEERGPPPSTPERAALEPLPRHPVCLLLHTINEQEGPHVAPGPGPQS from the exons ATGGGAAGTGGAATAGATGCGTCTGAACAAAAGGGAAATGGG AACAAACTGGTCTGCCATGGAGTGAACAACCAGACGTATACCTGTGAATCAGGACACTGCTGTGGAGAGTCCCAGTGCTGCAGTTATTACTATGAGCTCTGGT GGTTCTGGCTGGTGTggaccatcatcatcatcctcagctGCTGCTGCATCTGCCACCACCGCCGCACCAAGCAccggctgcagcagcagcagcggcagCACGAGATCAACCTCATCGCCTACCGCGAAGCGCACAACTACTCCTCCCTGCCTTTTTACCTCA GGTTTTTGCCTAATTACCTCCTGCCTGCCTATGAAGAGGTGGTGAACCgcccgcccaccccccctcctccgtaCAGTGCCTTACAGACGGGGCCGACGGGCGGGGCCAGCCCGGCACCCACCGAGCCAGAGGACGGACTGTGCCCCCCCCAGccgcccacccccaccccgcctgCATCCgactcccacccccccaggcCCAGCATGGAGGAGCTGGCCCCCCTGGGGGAGGGGAAGGCCCTGCAGGACCAATCGCACGTGGCCTCAGCCCTGGAGCTCGGGGAGTGCAAGGAGCCCCTGAGGGACTTTGGCCCCGAGGACAAAGAGCACACCCCCGGGAGGCACCGCCGCTTCACCGGGGACTCGGGCATcgaggtgtgcgtgtgcggcCGGGGCCCCGACGGCAAGGAGCTGGAGGGGCTCCTGGGGCCCGCGGACTACTGCGACGGCTGCACCGCCTGTCCGTCATCCGCCGTCGTCGGGGGCGACGAGGAGCGGGGCCCGCCCCCCTCCACGCCCGAGAGAGCGGCGCTGGAGCCCCTCCCCCGGCACCCCGTCTGCCTGCTCCTCCACACCATCAACGAGCAGGAGGGGCCCCACGtggcccccggccccggcccccagAGCTGA
- the LOC133118035 gene encoding steroid 17-alpha-hydroxylase/17,20 lyase, translating into MEWICCLFLVFVVVLTALLIKVRIQKALTSTRPPSLPSFPIIGSILSLRSDQPPHVFFQELQKKYGETYSLRMGSHDVIIVNSHQHAKEVLLKRGKIFAGRPRTVTTDILTRDGKDIAFADYSATWRFHRKMVHGALCMFGEGSASIEQIICREASSMCQTLKQQQSTAVDLAPELTRAVTNVICALCFSSSYQRGDPEFEAMLRYSQGIVDTVAKDSLVDVFPWLQIFPNKDLNILRQCVAIRDSLLQKKYDEHKAEYSDDTQRDLLDALIRAKRSAENNNTSLTQSLGLTDDHLLMTVGDIFGAGVETTSTVLKWAIAYLIHHPQVQKKIQEELDSRIGMNRHPKYSDKGNLPYLEATIREVLRIRPVSPLLIPHVALADSSIGEYTVGKGTRVIINLWSLHHDEKEWQNPEIFDPGRFLDEEGSGLGSPSESYLPFGAGIRVCLGESLAKMELFLFLAWILQRFTLEVPPGHPLPDLDGKFGVVLQVQKYKVCARLRTCWAESQTDA; encoded by the exons ATGGAGTggatttgttgtttgtttcttgtttttgtggTCGTGCTCACCGCGCTACTAATAAAAGTGCGAATCCAGAAGGCTTTGACGAGCACCAGACCACCAAGCCTGCCCTCGTTCCCCATCATCGGGAGTATTCTCAGTTTGCGAAGCGACCAGCCCCCGCACGTTTTCTTCCAGGAGCTGCAGAAGAAGTATGGTGAAACCTATTCGCTAAGGATGGGCTCCCACGACGTGATTATCGTCAACAGCCACCAGCATGCGAAGGAAGTGCTTCTGAAAAGAGGCAAAATATTTGCAGGAAGACCAAGAACT GTCACGACAGACATACTGACGAGGGACGGTAAAGATATTGCATTTGCAGATTACAGTGCCACATGGAGGTTCCATAGAAAGATGGTGCATGGGGCTCTGTGTATGTTTGGAGAGGGATCGGCCTCCATCGAACAGATAA TTTGCAGAGAGGCCTCCTCTATGTGCCAGACTCTGAAGCAGCAGCAGAGCACGGCGGTGGACCTGGCTCCAGAGCTGACCCGCGCCGTCACTAACGTCATCTGCGCACTGTGCTTCAGCTCGTCGTACCAGCGGGGCGACCCGGAGTTCGAGGCCATGCTCCGCTACAGCCAGGGCATCGTGGACACGGTGGCCAAGGACAGCCTGGTGGACGTCTTCCcctggctgcag ATATTCCCCAACAAAGATTTAAACATTCTGAGGCAGTGTGTGGCTATTAGAGACAGTCTTCTGCAGAAAAAGTATGACGAACACAAG gcggaATACAGTGATGACACGCAGCGGGACCTGCTTGATGCGCTGATCAGAGCCAAGCGCAGCGCTGAAAACAATAACACCTCCTTAACTCAGAGCCTGGGACTGACAGACGATCACCTGCTGATGACTGTAGGAGACATCTTTGGTGCCGGCGTGGAAACCACCAGCACGGTTTTGAAATGGGCAATTGCCTACCTCATCCACCATCCCCAG GTGCAGAAGAAGATTCAGGAGGAGCTGGACAGTAGAATTGGAATGAACAGACACCCCAAATACAGCGACAAAGGCAACCTGCCGTATCTCGAGGCCACCATCAGGGAGGTGCTGAGAATCCGGCCGGTGTCGCCCCTCCTCATACCCCACGTGGCCCTCGCTGACTCCAG TATTGGGGAATACACAGTTGGAAAAGGGACCAGAGTCATCATTAATTTATGGTCTCTGCATCATGATGAGAAGGAGTGGCAGAACCCAGAGATCTTTGATCCCG GGCGCTTTCTGGACGAGGAGGGCAGCGGCCTGGGCAGCCCCTCAGAGAGCTACCTGCCGTTCGGGGCTGGGATCCGGGTGTGCCTCGGGGAGTCCCTGGCCAAGATGGAGCTGTTCCTCTTCCTGGCCTGGATCCTGCAGCGCTTCACCCTGGAGGTGCCCCCCGGCCATCCCCTGCCTGATCTGGACGGCAAATTCGGGGTGGTTCTGCAGGTGCAGAAGTACAAAGTTTGTGCAAGGCTCAGGACCTGCTGGGCTGAGAGCCAAACAGATGCTTAA
- the borcs7 gene encoding BLOC-1-related complex subunit 7, with amino-acid sequence MASAEPQQRFGQSVKGLLSDKVGSCSGDVIALTRQVLKGSRSQELLGLAARNMVIQEDAILHSEDSLRKMSIITTHLQYQQEAIQKNVEQSTNLQDQLRHVLK; translated from the exons ATGGCTTCCGCGGAACCACAACAACGTTTCGGCCAGTCTGTTAAAGGTTTATTGTCCGACAAAGTTGGCTCATGTAGCGGAGATGTGATTGCACTCACACGCCAAGTACTCAAAGGATCACGCAGCCAAGAG CTCCTCGGGCTGGCAGCTCGGAACATGGTGATACAAGAAGACGCAATACTGCACTCCGAGGAT AGCCTCAGAAAAATGTCAATTATAACCACCCACCTGCAATATCA ACAAGAAGCCATACAGAAGAA TGTGGAGCAATCCACAAACCTTCAAGACCAGCTGAGACATgtcctaaaataa